The sequence tcccttaatttctgaccctgatcTTTAGGATTGGTGAGCAGATTCAGCGTCGGATTGAAGCAGACCCTCTGTACTCTGcctcttttcctcttttcctACCCTCTACCCTCCTCTCTACACCTCTGGCGATGACCCCGTCTTACAAGCACCTTGCTGTTGCTTCCTTCCACAGACAGGTACAGTTATACCGGAAGACTAAAAAGGAGTCTTTAAGGATTTTAAAAGGAGTCTTCATCATAAAtgctttttttgtgttgtttgaaGGAAATGGAATCAGATGACCCAGTTGAGAAGATGGCATCTCCTTCCACAAAAAGTAGACCAGTATCTTTAATTCAGCGTCTGCAGGACTTGAAAAGAGAGCTGTCAAGTCAACAAGAGGAGGAGCGTGTGTGTGATCTCAAACTGAAGTGTCTTGTAGACATTGTGGAGGACTGAAGGGTGGTGTCTCTGTTTTTCAGCAAATGCTGAATGCCACACTACCACACTAAATtggagaaaaaaaagttttttattggCCTATTGCTCGTTATTGATATGCAGTTTTATTTTGCTTTGGAATATTTTTGACTATTAAAAGAGTTTGCTAAATAAGTCATGTGCCGCCTCCAttctgttcattttaatttcaatagaATAAGAATGTACAAGTTAGAATTTGTGCATTTTTCTTTAGACACCTGAAAAACACCTAAATAACAATTGAGTTGTatgtattcattaaaatatatctCTGCTGTGTTTAATGTTCAGTTTTTGGTCAACCATAAAACAAGTTTTTATGAAACTTCTGTATGGCCTTTTTATTGGAAAATCGTTTCAAATTTTGCGAAAAGCATACTGTAAAACGTGTTTTACATAACACAAGTTTaatatttcatgtttgtgttttgttgtaaTAACGCGTTAGATCACGAAATAACATGCGGGTTAAGTATTCATGACGTTCTTAAAGTGATTGGTGCAAATTGTAATGCCACGCCTATTTTACACATGTCTGAATTGTGATTGGACAGCCCGTCCTCTGGTCATATCTCTCCATGCGATAGCTCACTCGGAAGGCAGCGCTATGTGTTATGGGAAATATAGTTTAAGCGATTAGCACTGTTTTACTTATTTTAACGTTTTGAGCGCGATCAAGGGGGaataaaaactacatttcccgTGCTCATTTAATAAGGCGTTCAGGGTCCCCATCAGTTGAAATATGACAGCTTTTCTCCAGTTTGCGGAGTGTTTTGCATATGAACTTCAAAGATGACAGAGGGAACGTAAGTATTACTTTGTCATAAATTCGTGCagacattaaataaatacatttgcccAAACATGTTAGGAATGGAGCGTATTGTATTAATTTGAATTAGTGTTATACAGACAAGATGCATATCAGTAGATGTAGACGTTATTATAATACAACATGGGTTGTAAAAGTTTTAAATGGCATTTACTTAACAGCTccaatgttagattatatttaatatttaactagCATTATTACTTAAACATTGTATACATTAGCAGATAATTTGTTATTGTACATTTAAATGgcagttttattaatatattttaataaatataaattcacATTTTAGTGCAATTTGAACTGCATTGATATGTGAACAACTGATCTGCATTATCTACGTTTGTTAATGACTTGAAAGGTAAactgttattatattttaaaaatgcctTCAAAGTGTACCatctaaatgttttattcaggTGTTTGAGGAGAAGGGGAGGGCCTTATAAGACTGAGCCTGTGACAGATCTCATGCGCTGGAGGTTAAATAATGTGGAGGGTAGACAGACCTGGAGGTACATCGATGACGGAGACAGCATGGACAGACAGCAGAGCATGCTGGAATCTCACTCACTGGGACTGGACACGGTGCATGACATACCTCCATTCTGTTTTATCCTGGTTTGGTTCTGGACTAGCCATGTTCTTCAccagcaaaaatgttttttttttaagcagcatTCTTTCTAATAAAGTTGTTTGTCCAAGGAATGCTTGCATACCAGCATCCAAAATACAATATGCAGAATGCTGGTGACCAACAATGCTGGTCTTTTAAATGGGCACGTGTACATTGCAACACATGGCATAAGttcaatttttacatttatattacaggCAAATGGTTTCTTACCAAAGCAAgttacaatacaaaataaatgatagagaaaacatctaaaacagaggcatttgtagatttttttatttttttatgtaaatgctATAATCATTTTGTCTTTGACCTTAGAGTGAGTTTATCTCAGCATCTCCTGCTGCCCACTCTGCAGTAGATGCTGCACTGAAGGGAATGGATTTCTACAGTCGACTCCAAGCAGAAGATGGACATTGGGCTGGAGATTATGGAGGACCCCTTTTCTTACTTCCAGGTATTGAGAGATTCATgtattaaagggatcgttcacccaaaaatgaaaatgagtatcaaaatgttgggacccattcacttgcattgtatggaccaaaagacctgagatattcttctaaaaatcttaatttgagattagcaaaagaaagaaagtcatacacttctgggatgtcATAATGGTAAGTaataatgagacaattttcattttttaatgtcCTATTCTGTTTAGTTGATTGGAatgtatttatgcattcatttattagaTGAGATgggtaatataaattaatatacagGAAGTTAGTACTACCATACTGTAATATCATCATATTTAGTGGTCAATCAATATGGAGATTTCAATGACTGATATCTAAAGAATTGGCAGATGACCAATATAATCCCAATATACTGTGCCTTTCAAAAGATGAAAATGTTTCACATTAAAAATTttggattcaaaatctaatttatatctgaaaataaaaaagtgaaatgaAGATGATGTGTAATATTTcctggtcactaatcaaatgagcAAATTTGTCTTTTGTACAAAAAGTGTGGGACACCATTTTGTGCTTATCAGTTTGCAGTAGACAAGATTTAGCAATTGTTCAAATGCATAACACTTGTCTGATGTTTTTCAGGTTTGCTCATAACCTGCCATGTTGCTAAGATCTCTCTCCCAGAAGCATGGAAGCAGGAGATGGTTCGATACCTGCGATCTGTGCAGCTGTCTGATGGAGGCTGGGGACTGTGAGTATTATTAACAACAACATAACTTTTATTAAATGtgagtgaatctcatgaaacctgttaaGAAAATGTCCAGATCATATGTCATCCCAAAGGTAAAAGAAtggaattataaattaaatttagcttaaagaaaattaagttTAGGACAATTTAAATAGTTAACGTTGTGACTGTTTTCATTACAATCAGGCATACCCCCTCCCTAATTCTGTTTGTTGTGATGcaagaaaaatgtaattctcattactgtaatgcaaaggaattatgatatacagtatattgtatagtATTTTTACATCGCggtagttaatttttttttttttatgtttactgattaaaaaaaatgcaatgaaattacaatgtaatacaataaaaataattgtagtaCAGACAGTATTTTTTGCAGTtcaataaaaaatactgtattacagtaatgaaagtCTAATGAGAGTCACTGTTAAGAACAATGGGAAttgcaaacaacaacaaaatactattttatttaCTAATTTAATTACTGTTATGATAGTGTGGGGGTTAAATGTGCTTCATAGGCAAACTGTTTGTCccaccattaagatttttttcttcatgcaaaaatgttcttttgattttggggtgatatTTGACCTGGGCATGTTTTCATGAGGTTCACTCATGCCATAATAGGCTAGTATTAATCATTGTTTGTCAAGTGCATGAGGTACAATTTTAAGGGAATTATTTCTATGTTCATTTTCCAGGCATATTGAGGATAAGTCTACTGTTTTTGGAACGGCTTTGAGTTATACCACATTGAGAATTCTGGGAGTTGGGGCTGATGACCCAGATATGGTTCGGGCAAGAAATAATTTACACAGCAAAGGTCTGGGATTGCTGATATAGTCACTGAgatatatgtttgtctttaatgcAGCCAACTGAATAAGATTAAATGCTCTTCTGCTTCAGTATTTTCCTGCTCATTTACAGGGGGTGCTGTTGGCATACCTTCTTGGGGTAAATTCTGGTTGGCCATCCTCAACGTGTACAGCTGGGAAGGAATGAATACACTTTTTCCAGAGATGTGGTACTCAGAAAATTCCTTAGTTCACACATTTAGTGAGTTTTTACTTTGTCCATGTACTTAGTTGGCTTTGTTGCATTTATTCTATCAGGCTATTCCCTACCTGGGTGCCGGCACATCCCTCTACCTTGTGGTGCCATTGTCGGCAAGTCTACCTTCCCATGAGCTACTGCTATGCCGTCAGGCTGTCTGCTGATGAAGATCCTCTGGTGCTCAGCTTAAGACAGGTACAGTTTCACAATTTCACCACTAGAGGCCATGCCTGTTTATTTGGAGTAACATACAACCATACTacttttaaagcaatagttcacccaaaaatgaaaatgctctcatcattgaCTCTCCCTCATACCactccagatgtgtataactttcattcttcagcagaacacaaacaaagatttttagaagaatatctcatctctgctgatccattcaatgcaagtaaatggtggccagaactttgaaggtccaaaaagcatattaagcagcataaaagtaagtcatacaaccccagtggttaaatccatgtcttcaaacgTGATATGATcagtgtgggtgacaaacagatcaatatttaagactataaatctccacttactcattcactttcacattcttcctcttttgtttttggcgattcgcattcttcgggcatatcgccatctacagtACAGGGAGGAGAGTTTTTAGTAAAGAAGTCATGGCTTTACCAACTcgattatggattacttttatgctgcttttatgtcctttttggagcttcaaagttctggccaccattcacttgtattgattggaccagcagagctgagaaagctattctaaaaatatttgtttgcgttcagtagaagaaagtaaatcatacacatctgggatggcatgagggtgagtaaattatgagaattttctttcttgggtgaactatcccttaacaaTGTCTGCAGTATACAGTAAGTATAGTATGCACATTTTCATATGATAACATTGTTGCAAAATGTATAGTTacataatgataatgataaatcattttataaaaatagtatgcagtaaacattatactgtattccattccaaacatagctGTTGATTGTTTAGActccattctttttcttttttaaacaggAGCTTTATGTCCAGGATTACTCCACTATTAACTGGCCAGCTCAGAGGAATAATGTTGCTACCTGTGACTTATACACACCACACAACACCTTGCTTAATATCGCTTATTGTAAGTGAAGTGTAACATCTCTGAATGTGAAAAAGTcagatttattttctttagtgtttaattaaatcacttaatacTCTGAAACATGATATTACAGTGATCTTGAATGTGTATGAAGCTCATCACAGCACTACACTGAGAGAAAAAGCAGTGAAAGAGCTCTACGATCATATCAAAGCAGATGATCGCTTCACTAAGTGTATTAGCATCGGCCCGGTGAGAGAACAGTGAAGaacatttatttgatgtattttaagATCTCATCGCAATCTTCATATAGAGTTTGGCCGTAATGTATGTAGTGGATTTaattttttctagttatgctctgctctaaaaACACAAGagttcagtttgttgactttagtGTTACACAGATAAGTCAACACTTTGACCTGCTTTCTCAGATCTCGAAAACGATCAATATGTTGGTACGCTGGTATGTGGATGGACCCACATCACCTGCCTTCCAGGAGCATGTGTCCAGGATTCCAGATTACTTATGGTTAGTGATCTGATTTTTGTTATATATCTATGCTCTGCTTAatattttgattttcttttttgtaaaatgtttccaattttcTAGGCTGGGTCTGGATGGTATGAAAATGCAGGTGAGTTGTCATGATCTAATTGTGAATCGTACATTTTGGGTCTTCAGGTTAGTTTTATCTTACATGTGGGAAATATAAATTGAGACTAGCAAGGTTTTACTTTCTAtcttctttttaatattttcttcATTCAGGGAACAAATGGATCACAGCTATGGGACACTGCCTTTGCAGTGCAAGCATTTCTTGAGGTGCACAAGACTTTTTAAACATATCTTCATTACCTAAAACCATAAACTGGCAAATAataactaatgttttttttttttctgttcaatTGGGCTTTTTACTGAACAGGCTGGTGCCCACGATGTCCCCAGGTTTACAGAGTGCCTCAGACAAGCCCATCATTTCTTGGACCTCACTCAGGTGAGCATGATTAAATGTCAATTTTAAATGTCTTATTCTTCACTATTCAAGCATATttatctttctttatttattttacttgtcTGTGTTGTGATTAGCAATTCTATATATGGTATGTTAATGAGGAATCTCACAAACCCTGCTAAGAACATGTCACATTGcacccccacccccaaaaaaaataatttagcaagaCAAAAATGAAGCTTTGGACCGttaagatgttttgcattgtgacattgttttaataacagttaagcatgtgggcctgggtagctcagcaagtaaagatgctgactaccacacctggagttggaattgtcatgaaaataatgtaataaagcaaaaaacaaaacaaagctgaagtatgtaactttttctgtgttaacatactttctcctatccaacCATAATATGCAGACAACTATAAGGCATTCAtaagttaattttcttgaaaacattAAGCACTGTGGTATGAAAATcctatgtttgtttttagcgacCCATCTACAGAAACACAATGAAATTGACACAACCAATGTTGTGATTTGGTGGTgcgactatctctttgtttgaacaACAGCAGATGGGGGTCATatacagaaagctgttttaaaaacaaagtttattttttaaattccgtTAGGTCAGCTTTAATTACTGAAATAGTCCTTAAAAATATATGCAATGTTCTTGCAGCAAAATTCGtaattgtttcttttgattttggtgtgaaatgtgACAGACATGCGCGAGAGATGCGCATCAGTGCAAACTgtgacacaaaaacatttttgacttTATGTGAGGCCTAACTATTTTCTCTTTATTGTAGATCAAAGATAATCCTTCAGAATATGAGAAGTATTACAGACAAATGAACAAGGTTAACATTTGTCTTTTGCATTTCAACATTCAAACTGAATTGTTTGCTATTTTTAAAATCTGATATAAAGGCATGTTAACAATCAAGTGTGTGTGATTCAGGGAGGTTTTCCCTTCAGCACACGTGACTGTGGTTGGATAGTTGCAGACTGTACGGCAGAAGGGCTGAAATCTGTGATGTTATTGCAAGAGCAATGCAGTTTCCTTCAAGAAAAAGTTCCCACAGAAAGACTCTTTGATGCTGTCAATGTGGTAAAAACCTTACAttatatacaaacatatttaaGATTCTGTCTGAAAACATTATCccaaaaataaaacctttttataACTCGAGCCTCGTCAACTCACAAACTGTCAGAACAAACATGCTAATCATATAACTTCTGAGTGTCTGAGTATTCTTCCATTCGCTCAATCTGCTTTAGCTTCTAAGCATGAGAAATCCTGATGGAGGGTTTGCCACATATGAGACAAAACGTGGTGGTAAACTGCTGGAGCTGCTCAACCCATCTGAAGTGTTTGGTGAGTATGCTGTTATTCTTACAGTAAGGAGTTGTTCACACGGGACATGTTCTTGCGTTCATCTGTGCTATTTTAAAATTCTTGCTCATGTGCACATTCTGCAGACGAACGGCCTTGGCTGTGTCTCACCGTTTTGTGCCATGAGTGCTTTGTTTTTAAGACCAGtgtgtaaagttaaatatagttcaccTTTTAGTTATTAAACAAAGGAACAATCAGATAAATCTGGGGACATGGATAAGCATATCTACATGGGGACATTTGAGAGGTCATGCTCATTACCTTCTTTTTGCACCTTATTTTAATGTATGTTGCTCACCGTCTAGTTGTTTTAAACGTAAGAATGTATTGTGTGTGAACGTCCCCTTATATGTCTTGTAATTAAGTCGTCAGTGCATTTTCCATCAGTCTTTGACACGTCCGATTTATTTCTCAGGTGACATAATGATTGACTACACATATGTTGAGTGCACATCAGCTGTGATGCAGgcactgaaacactttcatatTGTATATCCTGAGCACAGAGCAGAGGAGATTAGGTACTGTCAAACACAATATTTCAGCAGATAGAGGCTgaaaaaaaatggtttgtttaAACTAAATCTCTGGAATCATACAGGTCAACTCTTCAAGAGGGGCTGGACTACTGCAAGAGGGTTCAGAGATCTGATGGCTCATGGGAAGGGTAAGCcttcattatttaattaatcataattaaggAAATTATGATGTTTCTCTATATAGTCTGTTGTATTTCAAGTAGAGATTTTTGTCTCTGGACATTGAACAATGCCTTTGTTCTTTGTCTTAGATCTTGGGGAGTCTGTTTCACATATTGTGTCTGGTTTGGTCTGGAAGCATTTGCATGTATGGGCCACACTTTTAAGAATGGGTATGTTATTTGTTTTCTATCTACGTCAAACTTTGCCTAAATCAGCTTAGTGGTCTCTATAAATGCAATCAATGTTTGAATGCTCAGTTAGTTTAATAGTATTGGTTGGCACTTTGCAGTATCTCATTGGCTGTTTATTTGTTCTTGCTGAGCATAACCTgcttctttaaaaaattaaatccaTTTTGAACAAAATGAAACATATTTTTTCCTCCTCTTTGAGggtatttaattttataaaagaatgtAGAAAAAGGGTTGCCAGCatgataattatttaatattggcAAGGTATCTAGAAGCatgcttttgttattttaagtctttaaaataaataaatggtaaatggtctgcacttatatagcgccttttttaaccttagcggttaccaaagcactttacattgtgtaccattcacgcacacactcacactcaaacaccaatgatggcagagctgccatgcaaggcgctagcctgccattgggagcaacttggggttcagtgtcttgcccaaggacactttggcatgtggagtcatgtgggccgggaatcgaaccgccaacccgctctaccacctgagccacagtcttctatatatatatatatacatacagtgagggataaaagtatttgatcccctgcagattttgtacgtttgctcactgacaaagaaattatcagtctataattttaatggtaggttaacttgaacagtgagagacagaataacaacaaaaaaatccagaaaaaggcatgtcaaaaatgttataaattgaattgcattttaatgagggaaataagtattcgaccccctctcaatcagagatttttGGCTCCCAGGTATCTTTTATataggtaacgagctgagattaggagcacactcttaaagggagtgctcctaatctcagtttgtttcctgtataaaagacacctgttcacagaagcaatcaatcaatcaagattccaaactctccaccatggccaagaccaaagagctgtccaaggatgtcagggaaaAGATTgtaggctggaatgggctacaagaccatcggtgacaacagttggtgcgattattcgcaaatgtcagaaacacaaaagaactgtcaatctccctcggtctgggacTCCATGCAAGATCTCGCCACGTGGAGTTGCAgtgatcatgagaacggtgaggaatcagcccagaactacacgggaggaacttgtcaatgatctcaaggcagctgggaccatagtcaccaagaaaacaattggtaacacactacgccgtgaGGGAATGAAATCCTGCAGTGCCCGCAatgtccccctgctcaagaaagcacaagtacaggcccgtctgaagtttgccaatgaacatctgaatgattcagaggagaattCGGtgaagtgttgtggtcagatgagaccaaaatcaagctctttggcatcaactcaacttgccatgtttggaggaggaggaatgctgcctatgaccccaagaacaccatcgccaccatcaaacatggaggtggaaacattatgctttgggggtgtttttctgctaagggaacaggacaacttcaccgcataaaagggacgatggacggggccatgtaccgtcaaatcttgggtgagaagcTCCTTctctcagccagggcattgaaaatgggtcatggatgggtattccagcatgacaatgacccaaaactcacggccaaggcaacaaaggagtggctcaagaagaagcacattaaggtcctggagtggcccagccagtctccagaccttaatcccatagaaaatc comes from Xyrauchen texanus isolate HMW12.3.18 chromosome 18, RBS_HiC_50CHRs, whole genome shotgun sequence and encodes:
- the lss gene encoding lanosterol synthase is translated as MTEGTCLRRRGGPYKTEPVTDLMRWRLNNVEGRQTWRYIDDGDSMDRQQSMLESHSLGLDTSEFISASPAAHSAVDAALKGMDFYSRLQAEDGHWAGDYGGPLFLLPGLLITCHVAKISLPEAWKQEMVRYLRSVQLSDGGWGLHIEDKSTVFGTALSYTTLRILGVGADDPDMVRARNNLHSKGGAVGIPSWGKFWLAILNVYSWEGMNTLFPEMWLFPTWVPAHPSTLWCHCRQVYLPMSYCYAVRLSADEDPLVLSLRQELYVQDYSTINWPAQRNNVATCDLYTPHNTLLNIAYLILNVYEAHHSTTLREKAVKELYDHIKADDRFTKCISIGPISKTINMLVRWYVDGPTSPAFQEHVSRIPDYLWLGLDGMKMQGTNGSQLWDTAFAVQAFLEAGAHDVPRFTECLRQAHHFLDLTQIKDNPSEYEKYYRQMNKGGFPFSTRDCGWIVADCTAEGLKSVMLLQEQCSFLQEKVPTERLFDAVNVLLSMRNPDGGFATYETKRGGKLLELLNPSEVFGDIMIDYTYVECTSAVMQALKHFHIVYPEHRAEEIRSTLQEGLDYCKRVQRSDGSWEGSWGVCFTYCVWFGLEAFACMGHTFKNGSVCMEVKCACDFLLSKQMEDGGWGEDFESCEQRCYVQSKNSQIHNTCWALLGLMAVRYPDIRVIERGIQVLIDRQLPNGDWPQENISGVFNKSCAISYTSYRNVFPVWTLGRFSRIYPSSSLAGKLKL